The following are encoded in a window of Bradyrhizobium sp. WBOS07 genomic DNA:
- a CDS encoding DMT family transporter: MSSPQANHSAARPLSAGAIALMLMLCLTWGFNQIAVKLVLPDIPPMLQATIRSAGALPVLFIIGTFRGVKFFENDHTWKPGLIAGLMFGIEFVLIFQGLRLTSASRAVVFLYTAPFFVALGSYQVLGERLGAPQWLGLAISFAGVALAIGVPQANVDAHVLLGDLMIVGGAALWAATTLVAKGTRLRFAAPEKALGYQVAISIPILGLAAWLFGESITHTPSPLSLGLMAFQAIWVVGTTFTLWFALVKAYSASKLSAFTFITPLFGVVGSYFIMHDTLSLAFGAAALLVIAGLFLVNRPSSTAAAPADALLNVTKT, encoded by the coding sequence ATGTCCTCACCACAAGCCAATCACTCCGCCGCACGTCCCCTCAGTGCCGGCGCCATCGCCCTGATGCTCATGCTGTGCCTGACCTGGGGGTTCAACCAGATCGCGGTGAAGCTGGTGCTGCCGGACATCCCGCCGATGCTCCAGGCCACGATCCGCTCGGCGGGCGCGCTGCCGGTTCTGTTCATCATCGGCACGTTTCGCGGCGTCAAATTCTTCGAGAACGATCACACCTGGAAGCCGGGCCTGATCGCCGGCCTGATGTTCGGCATCGAATTCGTGCTGATCTTCCAGGGGCTGCGCCTCACCTCGGCCTCGCGCGCCGTGGTGTTCCTCTACACCGCGCCGTTCTTCGTTGCGCTCGGCTCCTACCAGGTGCTCGGCGAGCGGCTCGGTGCCCCGCAATGGCTGGGCCTCGCCATCAGCTTTGCCGGCGTCGCGCTTGCGATCGGCGTGCCGCAGGCCAATGTCGATGCGCATGTCCTGCTCGGCGACCTCATGATCGTCGGCGGCGCGGCGCTGTGGGCGGCAACCACGCTGGTGGCCAAGGGCACGCGGCTGCGGTTTGCCGCGCCTGAGAAGGCGCTGGGCTATCAGGTCGCCATCTCGATCCCGATCCTGGGGCTCGCGGCCTGGCTGTTCGGCGAGAGCATCACGCACACGCCGTCGCCGCTGTCGCTCGGCCTGATGGCGTTTCAGGCGATCTGGGTGGTTGGAACCACGTTCACGCTTTGGTTCGCGCTGGTGAAGGCCTATTCGGCCAGCAAATTGTCGGCTTTTACCTTCATCACCCCTTTGTTTGGCGTGGTGGGTAGCTATTTCATCATGCACGACACCCTAAGCCTGGCATTCGGGGCGGCTGCCCTCCTTGTAATTGCTGGGCTTTTTCTGGTTAACCGTCCGAGCTCAACGGCTGCGGCGCCAGCTGATGCATTGCTGAACGTCACCAAAACCTGA
- a CDS encoding MDR family MFS transporter: MSGPNANLMVPGLRRNMVTICAMTATIMQALDTTIANVALPYMQGTLSASQDQINWVLTSYIVAAAIMTAPVGWIANRFGRKRIFIICSAGFTMASVLCGLAQDINQMVLFRLLQGVFGAALVPLSQSVMLDYYTLQERAKAMSIWGMGVMMGPIMGPSLGAWLTETYSWHWVFFVNLPFGVITVLGLIVFMDETETNISLKFDWFGFAALAVAIGALQLALDRGEQLGWLESNEILAEFIVSAVAFYFFLAHSFTTSTPFIRFALFRDRNFVTGCMFMIVMGLVLFSTMALASPYMQNVIGYPIITAGLLLATRGIGTFFAMMLVGRMMRYFEARTLIIAGLALTAASLFQMTGWTELTQVPEIVTVSVIQGFGFGLVFVPLSTVAFLTLSNELRTDGTAMLTLMRNVASSVGISIVIAQLTQGTRWTYAILSEHINPFNHALQMPGVSGLINLSTDAGRAMADRMVSVQAQIIAFSHDYQLVMMFVLCTIPLALLIGSTKATLRKQAAGPEHAVME, from the coding sequence ATGTCCGGTCCCAACGCCAATCTGATGGTCCCCGGCCTGCGCCGGAACATGGTGACGATCTGCGCCATGACCGCGACCATCATGCAGGCGCTGGACACCACCATCGCCAACGTCGCCCTGCCCTACATGCAGGGCACGCTGTCGGCCTCGCAGGACCAGATCAACTGGGTGCTGACCTCCTACATCGTCGCCGCCGCGATCATGACGGCGCCCGTCGGCTGGATCGCCAACCGGTTCGGCCGCAAGCGCATCTTCATCATCTGCTCGGCCGGCTTCACCATGGCGTCGGTGCTGTGCGGCCTCGCGCAGGACATCAACCAGATGGTGCTATTCCGGCTGCTCCAGGGTGTGTTCGGCGCCGCCCTGGTGCCGCTGTCGCAATCGGTCATGCTCGACTATTACACGCTGCAGGAACGCGCCAAGGCGATGTCGATCTGGGGCATGGGCGTGATGATGGGGCCGATCATGGGCCCCTCCCTCGGCGCCTGGCTGACCGAGACCTATTCCTGGCACTGGGTGTTCTTCGTGAACCTGCCGTTCGGCGTCATCACGGTGCTCGGGCTGATCGTCTTCATGGACGAGACCGAGACGAACATCAGCCTCAAATTCGACTGGTTCGGTTTCGCCGCCTTGGCGGTCGCGATCGGCGCGCTGCAGCTCGCCCTCGACCGCGGCGAGCAATTGGGCTGGCTGGAATCGAACGAGATCCTCGCCGAGTTCATCGTGTCGGCCGTCGCGTTCTACTTCTTCCTTGCGCACTCCTTCACGACTTCGACCCCGTTCATTCGCTTCGCACTGTTCCGGGACCGCAACTTCGTCACCGGCTGCATGTTCATGATCGTGATGGGGCTCGTGCTGTTCTCGACCATGGCGCTGGCCTCGCCCTACATGCAGAACGTGATCGGTTATCCCATCATCACCGCCGGCCTGCTGTTGGCGACCCGCGGTATCGGCACCTTCTTCGCCATGATGCTGGTCGGCCGCATGATGCGTTATTTCGAGGCGCGCACGCTGATCATCGCCGGGCTGGCACTGACGGCCGCCTCGCTGTTCCAGATGACCGGCTGGACCGAACTGACCCAGGTGCCGGAAATCGTGACCGTCAGCGTCATCCAGGGATTTGGCTTCGGCCTCGTCTTCGTTCCGCTCTCGACCGTGGCGTTCCTGACACTGTCGAACGAGCTGCGCACCGACGGCACCGCGATGCTGACCCTGATGCGAAACGTCGCCAGTTCGGTCGGCATTTCCATCGTCATCGCGCAATTGACGCAGGGCACGCGATGGACCTACGCGATCCTCTCCGAGCACATCAATCCCTTCAACCACGCGCTGCAGATGCCTGGAGTCAGCGGCCTGATCAATCTGTCGACCGACGCCGGCCGCGCCATGGCTGACCGAATGGTCAGCGTGCAGGCACAGATCATCGCCTTTTCCCATGATTACCAGCTGGTGATGATGTTCGTGCTCTGCACCATCCCGCTCGCGCTCCTGATCGGCTCGACCAAGGCCACGCTGCGCAAGCAGGCGGCCGGGCCGGAACATGCGGTGATGGAGTAA
- a CDS encoding TauD/TfdA family dioxygenase, producing MSSLAGKQGPRYRHTAEDGAPYETIAVEKLTPIIGAEVSGVDIGKLVSDEAPSNRQMDEIHRALAENLVIFFRDQHITPQQHLAFGRKFGELHFHPAAPHEDEDPALMKIYADKNSPRANGEGWHSDVSCDLEPPMGSILYIKQCPPRGGDTLFANMYAAYEALSDRMKAYLDGLTALHDGEPIYRGLYANYGVADRPSYPHAEHPVVRTHPVTGKKALYVNRGFTRHINGIPRDESDAMLAYLYQHAENPLFQCRFRWTENAIAFWDNRCTQHRAMWDYWPHTRSGTRVTVKGERPV from the coding sequence ATGAGCTCACTCGCCGGCAAGCAGGGTCCGCGCTATCGCCACACGGCCGAGGATGGCGCGCCTTACGAGACCATCGCGGTCGAAAAGCTCACGCCCATCATCGGCGCGGAAGTCTCGGGCGTGGACATTGGCAAGCTCGTCTCGGACGAAGCGCCGTCCAACCGGCAGATGGACGAGATCCACCGCGCGCTGGCCGAAAATCTCGTCATCTTCTTCCGCGACCAGCACATTACCCCGCAGCAGCATCTCGCCTTCGGCCGCAAGTTCGGCGAGCTGCATTTTCATCCCGCCGCGCCGCATGAGGACGAAGACCCGGCCCTGATGAAGATCTACGCCGACAAGAACTCGCCGCGGGCCAACGGCGAGGGCTGGCACTCCGACGTGTCCTGCGATCTCGAGCCGCCGATGGGCTCGATCCTCTACATCAAGCAATGCCCGCCCCGCGGCGGCGACACGCTGTTCGCCAACATGTACGCCGCCTATGAGGCTTTGTCGGACCGTATGAAGGCCTATCTCGACGGCCTCACCGCGCTCCACGACGGCGAGCCGATCTATCGCGGGCTCTATGCCAATTACGGCGTTGCCGACCGGCCCTCCTATCCACATGCCGAGCATCCCGTGGTGCGCACGCATCCGGTCACCGGCAAGAAGGCGCTTTACGTCAACCGCGGCTTCACCCGCCACATCAACGGCATCCCCCGCGACGAGAGCGATGCGATGCTGGCTTATCTGTACCAGCATGCCGAGAACCCGCTGTTCCAGTGCCGCTTCCGCTGGACCGAGAACGCGATCGCGTTCTGGGACAACCGCTGCACCCAGCACCGCGCGATGTGGGACTACTGGCCGCACACCCGCTCCGGCACGCGCGTCACAGTGAAGGGCGAGCGGCCGGTTTGA
- a CDS encoding MarR family winged helix-turn-helix transcriptional regulator — MSRGSVDQNFLFTLGELYRLLRVYADKEARRFGITRAQWAVLAKVERSEGMKQSELAELLEMQPITLTRMIDKLCDNDWIERRSDASDRRVKRLYLKKAGRQLLGRLSGLRSELTANAVDGITPADAHRLLTQLETIKENVRTAIQASGAEQARKEQRYG, encoded by the coding sequence ATGAGCCGCGGGTCCGTCGACCAGAACTTCCTGTTCACGCTGGGCGAGCTCTACCGCCTGTTGCGAGTCTATGCCGACAAGGAGGCAAGGCGGTTCGGCATTACCCGCGCGCAATGGGCGGTGCTGGCCAAGGTCGAGCGCAGCGAGGGCATGAAGCAGTCGGAACTCGCCGAGCTGCTCGAGATGCAGCCGATCACGCTGACCCGCATGATTGACAAGCTCTGCGACAATGACTGGATCGAGCGCCGCAGCGACGCTTCGGACCGCCGCGTCAAGCGCCTCTATCTCAAGAAGGCCGGCCGGCAATTGCTGGGTCGGCTGAGCGGGTTGAGGTCCGAGCTGACCGCCAATGCGGTCGACGGCATCACACCGGCGGACGCCCACCGCCTCCTGACCCAGCTCGAGACCATCAAGGAAAACGTGCGCACCGCGATCCAGGCATCCGGCGCTGAGCAAGCGCGCAAGGAGCAGCGCTATGGCTGA
- a CDS encoding Fur family transcriptional regulator produces MTLAKPAFPAPDHDHGRCTADALAHAEEVCEQRAQKFTPIRRQVLGALLSSHRPLGAYEVIDELAKSMSRPAPITVYRALDFLMANGLVHRIESRNAYLACAAHDHDATSAVAFLICERCGLVGEIPSASFAGDLNAAARSSGFAPKLSVVEITGVCTHCQKAA; encoded by the coding sequence ATGACCCTCGCCAAGCCGGCATTTCCCGCGCCCGATCACGATCATGGCCGCTGCACCGCGGATGCGCTGGCGCATGCCGAGGAAGTTTGCGAGCAGCGCGCGCAGAAATTCACGCCGATCCGCCGCCAGGTGCTGGGAGCGCTGCTCTCCAGCCACCGCCCCCTCGGCGCCTATGAGGTGATCGACGAGCTCGCCAAGTCGATGTCGCGGCCGGCGCCGATCACGGTCTATCGCGCGCTCGATTTCCTGATGGCCAACGGTCTCGTGCACCGTATCGAAAGCCGCAACGCCTACCTCGCCTGTGCCGCCCACGACCACGACGCGACCTCGGCGGTCGCGTTCCTGATTTGCGAGCGCTGCGGCCTGGTCGGCGAGATCCCGTCGGCCTCATTCGCCGGGGATCTCAATGCGGCGGCACGCAGCTCGGGCTTTGCTCCGAAGCTGTCCGTGGTGGAGATCACGGGCGTCTGCACCCATTGCCAGAAAGCTGCATAG
- a CDS encoding ecdysteroid 22-kinase family protein — MTSPQLPAVVEPARLTAALRRGGVLDAGAVREVKVLHQRDTLVSHIIRLGLRYVGESAGAPQSLILKTANSAFAEKLANGGRREVEYYTQLTPSMPPGLVPRCFDGHFDEDSLAWHLLLEDLTDSHAIAAAWPLPPSREQAIAIVTTLARWHAAWWDHPGLGDAIGTFASPEDSAERMETFAGHYDRFADYLGDRLSEERRTLYRRLIDQSDRLSQRYHSRRHLSITHGDAHVWNFLLPRAGVADTVRIFDFDLWSINVPTHDLAYMMAMHWYPERRQALERALLNLYHDTLIEGGITGYTRGALDRDYRWAVLWQITRPVWQWSIDIPPVIWWNNLERVMAAVDDLGCEELL; from the coding sequence ATGACATCTCCACAATTGCCGGCGGTCGTTGAGCCCGCCCGACTGACAGCCGCGCTGCGCCGCGGCGGCGTGCTGGACGCCGGCGCGGTGCGCGAGGTCAAGGTGCTGCACCAGCGCGACACCCTGGTGTCGCACATCATCCGGCTTGGCCTGCGCTATGTCGGCGAATCCGCCGGCGCCCCGCAATCGCTGATCCTGAAGACCGCGAATTCCGCCTTCGCCGAGAAACTTGCCAATGGCGGCCGGCGCGAGGTGGAATACTACACGCAGCTGACGCCGAGCATGCCGCCGGGACTCGTGCCCCGCTGCTTCGACGGACATTTCGACGAGGACAGCCTCGCCTGGCATCTTCTGCTCGAGGACCTCACCGACAGCCACGCCATCGCGGCGGCCTGGCCGCTGCCGCCATCGCGCGAGCAGGCGATCGCGATCGTGACGACGCTCGCACGCTGGCACGCGGCGTGGTGGGACCATCCGGGCCTCGGCGATGCCATCGGCACCTTCGCCAGCCCCGAGGACAGCGCGGAGCGCATGGAGACGTTCGCCGGACATTACGACCGCTTTGCCGATTATCTCGGTGATCGCCTCAGCGAGGAGCGGCGCACGCTCTATCGGCGCCTGATCGATCAATCGGATCGGCTGTCCCAGCGCTACCATTCACGCCGCCACCTCAGCATCACCCATGGCGATGCCCATGTCTGGAATTTCCTGCTGCCGCGCGCGGGCGTCGCCGACACCGTGCGGATCTTCGATTTCGATCTGTGGAGCATCAACGTTCCAACCCACGACCTCGCCTATATGATGGCGATGCATTGGTATCCGGAGCGTCGGCAGGCGCTCGAACGCGCGCTGCTCAATCTCTACCATGACACGCTGATCGAGGGCGGCATCACCGGCTACACGCGCGGCGCGCTCGATCGCGACTATCGCTGGGCGGTGCTCTGGCAGATCACGCGGCCGGTCTGGCAGTGGAGCATCGACATCCCGCCGGTGATCTGGTGGAACAACCTGGAGCGGGTGATGGCGGCGGTGGACGATTTGGGCTGCGAGGAATTGTTGTAA
- a CDS encoding methyl-accepting chemotaxis protein yields the protein MKIRLSLSSAILAFGIVLAIGFAAVVSTSLYTLRELKVGGPLYSDIKLGNDLIADILPPPEYIIEAYLEATLAMREPDQLAAHGERLVQLRKDYDERKAFWVSSSLAADLKTALVSKSDAEVQKFWKASEQLLPALKAKDTAASERAYAQVKEAYTAHRAVIDSIVESANKQNAAMEKLAADRDSSMLWILLGVAAAVLAFVAAGLLGVAVGVVRPIVRMTDTMQKLSTGDLAADIPFAHRQDEVGSMAGALVVFKQAAVENSRLREEQLRQEQEAALAKRGALQQMAETVERETGRSVDTASAASQGVERAATSLSEIASSLSAQSQAVAAASTQALGSSQTVSAAAEELSASIREIASQVARTSTVTKSAVVGREQARSTIQALAGSVKKIAEVSDLIGGIAGQTNLLALNATIEAARAGEAGRGFAVVAAEVKSLSDQTAKSTEEIARLIAEIQASTQAAVDAVETMGGHIVEIDGVATSVAAAMEEQDAATREITRSISESASAAKEVSAKIGNVSRDAASVNERAAEVRQAIAGMAANLEQLRSVVVRTVRDSTAAA from the coding sequence ATGAAAATTCGTTTGTCGCTGTCCTCCGCGATCCTCGCATTCGGAATCGTTCTCGCGATTGGCTTTGCGGCGGTGGTCTCCACCAGCCTCTATACGCTCCGTGAGCTCAAGGTCGGGGGGCCGCTCTATTCCGACATCAAGCTGGGCAACGACCTCATCGCCGACATCCTGCCGCCGCCGGAATATATCATCGAGGCCTATCTCGAGGCGACCTTGGCCATGCGCGAGCCGGATCAGCTGGCGGCCCACGGCGAGCGCCTGGTTCAGCTCCGCAAGGACTACGACGAGCGCAAGGCCTTCTGGGTCTCCTCCAGCCTCGCGGCCGACCTGAAGACGGCGCTGGTGTCGAAATCCGACGCCGAAGTGCAGAAGTTCTGGAAGGCGTCCGAGCAACTCCTGCCGGCCCTCAAGGCCAAGGACACGGCTGCCTCCGAGCGCGCCTATGCCCAGGTCAAGGAGGCCTATACCGCGCATCGCGCCGTGATCGACAGCATCGTCGAGAGCGCCAACAAGCAGAATGCCGCCATGGAGAAGCTGGCCGCGGACCGCGACAGCTCGATGCTTTGGATCCTCCTCGGCGTCGCCGCTGCCGTCCTGGCCTTTGTTGCCGCCGGCCTGCTCGGCGTTGCCGTCGGCGTGGTGCGCCCGATCGTGCGCATGACGGACACGATGCAGAAGCTTTCGACCGGCGATCTCGCCGCCGACATTCCGTTCGCCCACCGCCAGGACGAGGTCGGCTCGATGGCGGGTGCGCTCGTGGTGTTCAAGCAGGCGGCGGTCGAGAATTCCCGCCTGCGCGAGGAACAGTTGCGGCAGGAGCAGGAGGCGGCGCTGGCCAAACGTGGTGCGTTGCAACAGATGGCGGAGACCGTCGAGCGTGAGACCGGCCGCTCGGTCGACACCGCCAGCGCGGCGAGCCAAGGCGTGGAGCGGGCTGCCACCAGCCTGTCCGAGATTGCAAGTTCGCTCTCGGCGCAGTCGCAGGCCGTCGCCGCAGCCTCCACCCAGGCCCTCGGAAGTTCGCAGACCGTCTCGGCCGCGGCCGAGGAACTGAGCGCCTCGATCCGCGAGATCGCAAGCCAGGTCGCGCGGACCAGCACGGTCACGAAATCGGCGGTTGTCGGCCGCGAGCAGGCGCGTTCGACCATCCAGGCGCTGGCCGGATCGGTGAAGAAGATCGCCGAGGTCTCCGACCTCATCGGCGGCATCGCCGGCCAGACCAATCTGCTGGCGCTCAACGCCACGATCGAGGCGGCGCGCGCCGGCGAGGCCGGCCGCGGCTTCGCCGTGGTCGCCGCCGAGGTGAAATCCCTGTCGGACCAGACCGCCAAATCCACCGAGGAGATCGCGCGGCTGATTGCCGAGATCCAGGCCTCGACGCAGGCCGCGGTCGATGCCGTCGAGACGATGGGAGGTCACATCGTCGAGATCGACGGCGTGGCCACCTCGGTTGCCGCTGCGATGGAAGAGCAGGATGCCGCGACGCGGGAGATCACGCGGTCGATTTCCGAATCGGCGTCTGCGGCGAAGGAGGTCTCGGCCAAGATCGGCAATGTCAGCCGCGACGCCGCCTCCGTGAACGAGCGCGCCGCCGAGGTCAGGCAGGCGATCGCCGGCATGGCGGCCAATCTCGAACAGCTGCGCTCGGTCGTGGTGCGGACCGTGCGCGACTCGACCGCGGCAGCCTGA
- a CDS encoding HlyD family secretion protein, protein MADQVLKFQPEQKTDGGKPTKKAGTDPRRRLVAGLRRYRRFLLLVVLPVAAAIGGLTFYLHGGRYVGTDDAYVGAQKVLVTPDISGKILKVIVKEGQSVKRGDELFEIDPVPFRLAVDEAKAQLAQARTTYDNLVANIKIYGDMLDLAQQGIDLKKRDVERKQALVKNNFGSQLDLDNASTALVTAGGQAQYIKQQLSNAKTQLLGNSELPLEQFPPYAQAKAKLDDAQRNLDHTVLRAPMEGVATQVEQIQLGRYVAAGTPVFSIIDVAHPWVDANPKESDLTHVTEGQPVTLEVDAFPNHVFKGKIGSLSPGTGAQFAILPPQNATGNFVKVVQRVPIRIYFDETDKYVRKLKAGMSVYATIDTGHRRSLAGLFGLPATASQDKD, encoded by the coding sequence ATGGCTGACCAGGTCCTCAAGTTCCAGCCTGAGCAGAAGACTGACGGCGGCAAGCCCACCAAGAAAGCCGGCACCGACCCGCGCCGCCGCCTGGTGGCAGGCCTGCGCCGCTATCGCCGCTTCCTGCTCCTGGTCGTACTGCCTGTTGCCGCCGCCATCGGCGGCCTCACCTTCTACCTGCATGGCGGCCGCTATGTCGGGACCGACGACGCCTATGTCGGCGCCCAGAAGGTGCTGGTGACGCCCGACATCTCCGGCAAGATTTTGAAGGTGATCGTGAAGGAGGGCCAGTCGGTCAAGCGCGGCGACGAGCTGTTCGAGATCGACCCCGTTCCGTTCCGCCTCGCGGTGGACGAGGCCAAGGCGCAGCTCGCGCAGGCCCGCACGACCTATGACAACCTCGTCGCCAATATCAAGATCTACGGCGACATGCTCGATCTGGCCCAGCAGGGCATCGATCTGAAGAAGCGCGATGTCGAGCGCAAGCAGGCGCTGGTGAAGAACAATTTTGGCTCGCAGCTCGACCTCGACAACGCCTCGACGGCGCTGGTCACCGCCGGCGGGCAGGCGCAATACATCAAGCAGCAACTCTCCAACGCCAAGACGCAATTGCTCGGCAACTCCGAATTGCCGCTGGAGCAATTCCCGCCCTACGCGCAGGCGAAGGCCAAGCTGGACGACGCCCAGCGCAACCTCGACCACACCGTGCTGCGCGCTCCGATGGAAGGCGTGGCGACGCAGGTCGAGCAGATCCAGCTCGGACGCTACGTCGCGGCCGGCACGCCGGTGTTCTCCATCATCGACGTCGCCCACCCCTGGGTCGATGCCAATCCGAAGGAGAGCGACCTCACCCATGTCACCGAAGGGCAGCCCGTCACGCTCGAGGTCGACGCGTTCCCGAACCATGTCTTCAAGGGCAAGATCGGCTCGCTCTCACCCGGCACCGGCGCGCAATTTGCGATCCTGCCGCCGCAGAACGCCACCGGTAATTTCGTCAAGGTTGTGCAGCGCGTGCCGATCCGCATCTATTTCGACGAGACCGACAAATACGTGCGGAAGCTGAAGGCCGGCATGAGCGTCTATGCCACCATCGACACCGGCCATCGGCGCTCGCTCGCCGGCCTCTTCGGCCTGCCGGCGACCGCGAGCCAGGACAAAGACTAA
- the ispG gene encoding flavodoxin-dependent (E)-4-hydroxy-3-methylbut-2-enyl-diphosphate synthase gives MNKPETSIDSDIAGPAPRHRTTQVKVGDVAVGGGAPIVVQSMTNTDTADIDGTIAQVAALARAGSEMVRITVDREEAAAAVPHIRDGLAKRGINTPLIGDFHYIGHKLLAAYPACAEALAKYRINPGNVGFKDKRDTQFADIIEIANKNNKPVRIGANWGSLDQELLTRLMDENAASANPRDVRAVTREAMVQSALLSAARAEELGMPKNRIILSAKVSAVQDLIAVYQDLASRSDYAIHLGLTEAGMGSKGIVASSAALGILLQQGIGDTIRISLTPEPGGDRTREVQVGQELLQTMGFRTFVPLVAACPGCGRTTSTTFQELARSIQDFIRDEMPNWKTKYPGVEELNVAVMGCIVNGPGESKHANIGISLPGTGEAPAAPVFVDGKKFRTLRGPTISADFKALVIDYIEQRYGQGAKLPVTAAE, from the coding sequence ATGAACAAGCCCGAAACCAGCATCGATTCCGACATCGCGGGGCCTGCGCCGCGCCATCGTACCACCCAGGTCAAGGTCGGCGACGTCGCCGTCGGCGGCGGTGCGCCGATCGTCGTGCAGTCGATGACCAACACCGATACCGCCGACATCGACGGTACCATCGCCCAGGTCGCAGCGCTCGCGCGCGCCGGCTCCGAGATGGTCCGCATCACCGTGGACCGCGAGGAAGCCGCGGCCGCCGTCCCGCACATTCGCGACGGCCTCGCCAAGCGCGGTATCAATACGCCGCTGATCGGCGACTTCCACTATATCGGCCACAAGCTGCTCGCGGCCTATCCGGCCTGCGCTGAGGCGCTGGCCAAATACCGCATCAATCCCGGCAATGTCGGCTTCAAGGACAAGCGCGACACCCAGTTCGCCGACATCATCGAGATCGCCAACAAGAACAACAAGCCGGTCCGCATCGGCGCCAATTGGGGCTCGCTCGACCAGGAGCTCTTGACCAGGCTGATGGACGAGAACGCAGCCTCCGCCAATCCGCGCGACGTCCGCGCCGTGACGCGCGAGGCGATGGTGCAGTCCGCGCTGCTCTCGGCGGCGCGGGCCGAAGAGCTCGGCATGCCCAAGAACCGCATCATCCTCTCCGCAAAAGTTTCGGCGGTGCAGGATCTGATCGCGGTCTATCAGGACCTCGCCAGCCGTTCCGATTACGCCATCCATCTCGGCCTGACCGAAGCCGGCATGGGCTCGAAGGGCATCGTGGCGTCCTCGGCCGCGCTTGGCATCCTGTTGCAGCAGGGCATCGGCGACACCATCCGCATCTCGCTGACGCCTGAGCCCGGCGGCGACCGCACTCGCGAGGTGCAGGTCGGCCAGGAGCTGCTGCAGACCATGGGCTTCCGCACCTTCGTGCCGCTGGTTGCGGCCTGCCCCGGCTGCGGCCGCACCACCTCGACCACGTTCCAGGAGCTGGCCCGCTCGATCCAGGATTTCATCCGCGACGAGATGCCGAATTGGAAGACGAAATATCCGGGCGTCGAGGAGCTCAACGTCGCGGTGATGGGCTGCATCGTCAACGGCCCCGGCGAATCCAAGCACGCCAATATCGGCATCTCGCTGCCCGGCACCGGCGAAGCGCCGGCCGCGCCCGTCTTCGTCGACGGCAAGAAGTTCCGCACGCTGCGCGGCCCCACCATCTCCGCCGACTTCAAGGCGCTGGTGATCGACTATATCGAGCAGCGTTACGGCCAGGGCGCCAAGCTGCCAGTGACCGCGGCGGAGTAA
- a CDS encoding N-acetylmuramoyl-L-alanine amidase: MGQSRRIIAGLVASILLSPLALVDASEAAAARKIARPKPKQPQSPARCEMPRFRIVVDVGHTPDSYGALSARNDPEFGFNFRLARLITAKLQSEGFAATRLLVTDGKARPSLFKRVSAANDGRADLFLSVHHDSVPDKLLETWEFDGAKSYFSDRFSGHSLFVSRQNPHFATSLMLARMIGGQLKEQGLDYASQYTLPVMGRYRRQLLDKDVGVYRYDGLVVLSRTRSAAVLLEAGSIINRDEEMELNSPERHEAVAGAVAAAMRQFCERRQIASPRSE, from the coding sequence TTGGGGCAATCGCGCAGGATCATCGCTGGGCTGGTCGCGTCGATCCTGCTGTCGCCGCTCGCCCTTGTCGACGCCAGCGAGGCTGCTGCCGCGCGAAAGATAGCCAGACCCAAGCCCAAGCAACCGCAATCACCGGCCAGATGCGAGATGCCGAGATTCAGGATCGTCGTGGATGTCGGGCACACGCCGGACTCTTACGGCGCGCTCAGCGCGCGCAACGATCCGGAGTTCGGCTTCAACTTCCGTCTCGCCAGGTTGATCACAGCGAAGCTCCAGTCTGAAGGCTTCGCGGCAACCCGCCTGCTCGTCACGGACGGCAAGGCGCGGCCGAGCCTGTTCAAGCGGGTCAGTGCCGCGAATGACGGCCGGGCCGATCTGTTCCTGTCGGTCCATCACGACTCGGTGCCGGACAAGCTGCTCGAGACCTGGGAGTTCGACGGCGCAAAGAGCTACTTCAGCGACCGCTTTTCGGGCCACTCGCTGTTCGTGTCGCGGCAGAATCCGCACTTCGCGACCAGCCTGATGCTGGCCCGGATGATCGGCGGGCAGCTGAAGGAGCAGGGCCTGGACTATGCCAGCCAGTACACATTGCCGGTGATGGGCCGCTACCGCCGCCAGTTGCTCGACAAGGATGTCGGTGTCTACCGCTATGACGGGCTCGTCGTGCTGTCGCGGACGCGAAGCGCCGCGGTGCTGCTGGAGGCCGGCTCGATCATCAACCGCGACGAGGAAATGGAGCTGAATTCGCCGGAGCGGCACGAGGCCGTCGCGGGAGCCGTGGCGGCCGCGATGAGGCAGTTCTGCGAGAGGCGGCAGATTGCTTCGCCGCGCTCGGAATGA